One part of the Vitis riparia cultivar Riparia Gloire de Montpellier isolate 1030 chromosome 8, EGFV_Vit.rip_1.0, whole genome shotgun sequence genome encodes these proteins:
- the LOC117920642 gene encoding pentatricopeptide repeat-containing protein At5g66500, mitochondrial encodes MQKEGVWLSEFTLCSLLKACTLLKAFQQGKQVHALVVVMGRDLVVLGTALIDFYTNVECIEEAMEIFHNLNWKKDDVMRNSLISGCVRNRRYKEAFLIMSAMRPNVVAVTSALAACSKNSDLWVGKQIHCVAIRFGFTFDTQLCNVLLDMYAKCGKILNARSLFDSMDKKDVVSWTSMIDAYGNHGHGLEALELFKKMEGERNSILPNLVTFLAVLSACAHSGKVEQGRECFNLIPEKYNLDPGPEHYACFIDILGRAGQIEEVWCLFNNMVKNQTKPTAAVWAAILNACSHNLDVSRGEFAAKNLLELEPNKPGNYVLLSNFYAAVGRWDSVNELRSIMRKKGLVKETGNSWVAVAHCHVNIQHIN; translated from the coding sequence ATGCAGAAGGAAGGAGTGTGGTTGAGCGAGTTTACTCTGTGTTCTCTTCTCAAAGCTTGCACCCTTTTGAAGGCCTTTCAACAGGGTAAGCAGGTTCATGCGTTGGTGGTTGTAATGGGTCGCGATTTGGTTGTTCTGGGTACTGCGCTTATTGATTTTTACACTAATGTTGAGTGCATTGAGGAAGCGATGGAAATATTTCACAATTTGAATTGGAAAAAAGATGATGTCATGCGCAATTCTTTGATTTCCGGGTGCGTTCGGAATCGAAGGTACAAAGAGGCATTCTTGATTATGAGTGCAATGAGACCCAATGTAGTTGCAGTTACTAGTGCTCTTGCTGCTTGCTCCAAGAATTCAGATTTGTGGGTTGGGAAGCAGATACACTGTGTGGCAATACGATTTGGGTTCACATTTGATACCCAATTGTGTAATGTTCTCCTAGACATGTATGCGAAATGCgggaaaattttgaatgctCGATCACTGTTTGATAGCATGGATAAAAAAGATGTAGTTTCTTGGACAAGCATGATAGATGCATATGGAAATCATGGTCATGGGCTTGAAGCTCTCGAACTGTTCAAGAAGATGGAGGGCGAGAGAAACAGTATCCTGCCAAACTTAGTGACGTTTCTTGCGGTTTTATCAGCTTGTGCGCACTCAGGGAAAGTGGAACAGGGCCGAGAATGTTTTAATTTGATCCCGGAGAAATACAATTTAGATCCAGGTCCTGAGCATTATGCCTGCTTCATAGATATCTTAGGCCGGGCAGGTCAGATAGAAGAGGTGTGGTGTCTGTTTAATAATATGgttaaaaatcaaaccaaacccACAGCTGCAGTATGGGCAGCTATACTGAATGCTTGTAGTCACAACCTGGATGTCTCAAGGGGTGAGTTTGCTGCAAAGAATCTCCTTGAATTAGAGCCAAATAAGCCTGGAAATTATGTACTACTTTCAAATTTCTATGCAGCTGTTGGAAGGTGGGATTCTGTGAATGAACTAAGAAGCATTATGAGGAAGAAAGGACTGGTTAAAGAAACCGGGAATAGCTGGGTCGCTGTTGCACACTGCCATGTAAATATCCAACACATCAATTGA
- the LOC117919553 gene encoding thylakoid membrane protein TERC, chloroplastic isoform X1, with product MAALCGIYYGVRTPLKFDSTSTSTRVFSFQALKWTTTRSTTRLRFTFPHFPPLSAVRNAGGARCSPLACSRRTQQGEDGLSTSEGERISAPYDGLSNVAVPHNCISAGNPEEITQGPETYVSSIRTVALWVCMAVIFGVGVGFKDGVGKASEFFAGYLLEQSLSVDNLFVFVLIFKYFQVPTMYQGRVLSYGIAGAIIFRLSLILLGTATLQRFEAVNLLFAAILLFSSFKLFAADEDETDLSNNFVVKTCQKFIPVTASYDGNRFVTIQDGVWKATPLLLTVAVIELSDIAFAVDSIPAVFGVTRDPFIVFTSNLFAILGLRSLYTLISESMSELEYLQPSIGVVLGFIGCKMILDFFGFHVSTEASLGFVATSLGAGVLLSLMKKSD from the exons ATGGCGGCATTGTGTGGCATTTACTATGGCGTCCGAACTCCTCTGAAATTCgactccacctccacctccaccagGGTTTTTTCCTTTCAAGCTCTCAAATGGACCACCACCAGGTCCACCACCAGGCTTCGATTCACTTTCCCCCATTTTCCTCCACTCTCTGCAG TCCGTAATGCCGGTGGTGCTAGGTGTTCCCCACTCGCTTGCTCCAGAAGAACCCAACAGGGGGAGGACGGTTTATCTACTTCAG AAGGCGAGAGGATCAGTGCCCCTTATGATGGCCTTAGCAATGTTGCTGTGCCTCACAATTGCATTTCTGCAGGTAATCCAGAAGAAATAACCCAGGGCCCTGAAACTTATGTATCCTCCATTAGAACTGTTGCTTTATGG GTGTGCATGGCTGTGATATTTGGTGTTGGTGTGGGGTTTAAAGATGGAGTTGGCAAGGCATCGGAGTTTTTTGCTGG GTATTTATTGGAGCAAAGTTTGTCCGTGGACAATctatttgtctttgttttgattttcaagTACTTTCAAGTACCAACAATGTATCAG GGTCGGGTTCTTTCATATGGTATTGCTGGTGCAATTATCTTTCGTTTGTCATTGATACTTCTAGGAACCGCCACCCTTCAG AGGTTTGAAGCAGTAAACCTATTATTCGCTGCAATACTTCTGTTCTCATCATTCAAG CTATTTGCTGCTGATGAAGATGAGACAGACCTATCTAACAACTTTGTAGTGAAGACATGCCAGAAATTCATTCCTGTGACTG CTAGTTATGATGGCAATCGATTCGTAACAATTCAAGATGGTGTCTGGAAA GCCACTCCTTTACTCCTTACAGTAGCAGTTATTGAGCTCAGTGACATTGCATTTGCT gtCGACTCAATACCAGCGGTTTTTGGTGTTACACGGGATCCTTTCATAGTTTTTACATCTAATCTCTTTGCCATTTTAG GTTTGAGGTCACTTTACACACTTATTTCTGAAAGCATGTCAGAATTGGAGTATCTACAG CCATCCATTGGTGTTGTTCTGGGCTTTATTGGGTGTAAGATGATCTTAGATTTCTTTG GATTCCATGTATCAACTGAGGCTTCTCTCGGTTTTGTTGCTACAAGTCTTGGTGCTGGGGTACTGTTGAGTCTAATGAAGAAATCTGACTAG
- the LOC117919553 gene encoding thylakoid membrane protein TERC, chloroplastic isoform X3 yields MAALCGIYYGVRTPLKFDSTSTSTRVFSFQALKWTTTRSTTRLRFTFPHFPPLSAVRNAGGARCSPLACSRRTQQGEDGLSTSGNPEEITQGPETYVSSIRTVALWVCMAVIFGVGVGFKDGVGKASEFFAGYLLEQSLSVDNLFVFVLIFKYFQVPTMYQGRVLSYGIAGAIIFRLSLILLGTATLQRFEAVNLLFAAILLFSSFKLFAADEDETDLSNNFVVKTCQKFIPVTASYDGNRFVTIQDGVWKATPLLLTVAVIELSDIAFAVDSIPAVFGVTRDPFIVFTSNLFAILGLRSLYTLISESMSELEYLQPSIGVVLGFIGCKMILDFFGFHVSTEASLGFVATSLGAGVLLSLMKKSD; encoded by the exons ATGGCGGCATTGTGTGGCATTTACTATGGCGTCCGAACTCCTCTGAAATTCgactccacctccacctccaccagGGTTTTTTCCTTTCAAGCTCTCAAATGGACCACCACCAGGTCCACCACCAGGCTTCGATTCACTTTCCCCCATTTTCCTCCACTCTCTGCAG TCCGTAATGCCGGTGGTGCTAGGTGTTCCCCACTCGCTTGCTCCAGAAGAACCCAACAGGGGGAGGACGGTTTATCTACTTCAG GTAATCCAGAAGAAATAACCCAGGGCCCTGAAACTTATGTATCCTCCATTAGAACTGTTGCTTTATGG GTGTGCATGGCTGTGATATTTGGTGTTGGTGTGGGGTTTAAAGATGGAGTTGGCAAGGCATCGGAGTTTTTTGCTGG GTATTTATTGGAGCAAAGTTTGTCCGTGGACAATctatttgtctttgttttgattttcaagTACTTTCAAGTACCAACAATGTATCAG GGTCGGGTTCTTTCATATGGTATTGCTGGTGCAATTATCTTTCGTTTGTCATTGATACTTCTAGGAACCGCCACCCTTCAG AGGTTTGAAGCAGTAAACCTATTATTCGCTGCAATACTTCTGTTCTCATCATTCAAG CTATTTGCTGCTGATGAAGATGAGACAGACCTATCTAACAACTTTGTAGTGAAGACATGCCAGAAATTCATTCCTGTGACTG CTAGTTATGATGGCAATCGATTCGTAACAATTCAAGATGGTGTCTGGAAA GCCACTCCTTTACTCCTTACAGTAGCAGTTATTGAGCTCAGTGACATTGCATTTGCT gtCGACTCAATACCAGCGGTTTTTGGTGTTACACGGGATCCTTTCATAGTTTTTACATCTAATCTCTTTGCCATTTTAG GTTTGAGGTCACTTTACACACTTATTTCTGAAAGCATGTCAGAATTGGAGTATCTACAG CCATCCATTGGTGTTGTTCTGGGCTTTATTGGGTGTAAGATGATCTTAGATTTCTTTG GATTCCATGTATCAACTGAGGCTTCTCTCGGTTTTGTTGCTACAAGTCTTGGTGCTGGGGTACTGTTGAGTCTAATGAAGAAATCTGACTAG
- the LOC117919553 gene encoding thylakoid membrane protein TERC, chloroplastic isoform X2, with translation MAALCGIYYGVRTPLKFDSTSTSTRVFSFQALKWTTTRSTTRLRFTFPHFPPLSAVRNAGGARCSPLACSRRTQQGEDGLSTSGERISAPYDGLSNVAVPHNCISAGNPEEITQGPETYVSSIRTVALWVCMAVIFGVGVGFKDGVGKASEFFAGYLLEQSLSVDNLFVFVLIFKYFQVPTMYQGRVLSYGIAGAIIFRLSLILLGTATLQRFEAVNLLFAAILLFSSFKLFAADEDETDLSNNFVVKTCQKFIPVTASYDGNRFVTIQDGVWKATPLLLTVAVIELSDIAFAVDSIPAVFGVTRDPFIVFTSNLFAILGLRSLYTLISESMSELEYLQPSIGVVLGFIGCKMILDFFGFHVSTEASLGFVATSLGAGVLLSLMKKSD, from the exons ATGGCGGCATTGTGTGGCATTTACTATGGCGTCCGAACTCCTCTGAAATTCgactccacctccacctccaccagGGTTTTTTCCTTTCAAGCTCTCAAATGGACCACCACCAGGTCCACCACCAGGCTTCGATTCACTTTCCCCCATTTTCCTCCACTCTCTGCAG TCCGTAATGCCGGTGGTGCTAGGTGTTCCCCACTCGCTTGCTCCAGAAGAACCCAACAGGGGGAGGACGGTTTATCTACTTCAG GCGAGAGGATCAGTGCCCCTTATGATGGCCTTAGCAATGTTGCTGTGCCTCACAATTGCATTTCTGCAGGTAATCCAGAAGAAATAACCCAGGGCCCTGAAACTTATGTATCCTCCATTAGAACTGTTGCTTTATGG GTGTGCATGGCTGTGATATTTGGTGTTGGTGTGGGGTTTAAAGATGGAGTTGGCAAGGCATCGGAGTTTTTTGCTGG GTATTTATTGGAGCAAAGTTTGTCCGTGGACAATctatttgtctttgttttgattttcaagTACTTTCAAGTACCAACAATGTATCAG GGTCGGGTTCTTTCATATGGTATTGCTGGTGCAATTATCTTTCGTTTGTCATTGATACTTCTAGGAACCGCCACCCTTCAG AGGTTTGAAGCAGTAAACCTATTATTCGCTGCAATACTTCTGTTCTCATCATTCAAG CTATTTGCTGCTGATGAAGATGAGACAGACCTATCTAACAACTTTGTAGTGAAGACATGCCAGAAATTCATTCCTGTGACTG CTAGTTATGATGGCAATCGATTCGTAACAATTCAAGATGGTGTCTGGAAA GCCACTCCTTTACTCCTTACAGTAGCAGTTATTGAGCTCAGTGACATTGCATTTGCT gtCGACTCAATACCAGCGGTTTTTGGTGTTACACGGGATCCTTTCATAGTTTTTACATCTAATCTCTTTGCCATTTTAG GTTTGAGGTCACTTTACACACTTATTTCTGAAAGCATGTCAGAATTGGAGTATCTACAG CCATCCATTGGTGTTGTTCTGGGCTTTATTGGGTGTAAGATGATCTTAGATTTCTTTG GATTCCATGTATCAACTGAGGCTTCTCTCGGTTTTGTTGCTACAAGTCTTGGTGCTGGGGTACTGTTGAGTCTAATGAAGAAATCTGACTAG